CATTCGCGAGCCTGCCGGGCGCGACGGCGGCGATGCCTCGCGCCGCGCGATTCGGCCGCAGGCCGGCCGCGCGCACGCGGTCGGCGCCTTGCACGCCAGCGCCCGCCGCGCTTGCCGGCATCGGCTCACCACGGCGCCCGCCGTTCGCGGCCCGCGTGCCGCGGCGTCCGCAGCGCGCGTCTCGCGCGCGACCGAATGCGTCCGCGCTGGCCCGAGCGTGCGCCGCGATCAGGCCCCGCGATGCGGCAAACGCACCGGCTTCCGGCCGCCCGTCACTTCTTTTCGTCCTTCGGCCAGACGTTGAGCGCCACGGCGCAGGTCGTCACGCCGATCGCGATCGCCGCCGCGCCATATCGCAGCGCGGCATTCTGGTCGAACAACAATCCGTGGATCGCCACGGCGATGCCGGCCAGCACGACGAACGTCGCGATCGCGGCCAGCACCACTCTCAGTTCCGTCCGAACCATGATGATTCTCCCCGAACGGATGCATGTCGCGGCGCATGCTGAACGGCGAGGACCGTCGATGATTTCCGCACCGGTCCGGGCGAGGCGCGGCGCGTGCGCGCCCTGTTTCCATCATTGCAGGCCGGTGTCCAAAAGCAAGGGAAATTCGATTTGCGGTCGCACATCGCGCGCGGCGCTTGTATGATGGGACGTGCCCGCGCCGCCACGTCAACCGCTGCGCCGGTCGAGCGGAGAACGCACTCCGCCGGCGGGCCTCCTGGAGACAAGTCATGCCGCAATCTTCCGTGCTGCCCGCCGCGGCGAGCCGCGTCGACCTGCTCGCGCAAGCGCACGCCCGCTCGCTGTCGGTCGGCCTGCGCGCGTCCGAGCCGCCCGATTTCTCGCCGCTGTCGCGCACCGCTCTGCGCGAGCTGATCGACGGCAGCCAATCGCTGTACACGCACGCGCGTCCGGTGATGGACACGCTGCACGCGCAGATCGCCGACACGCAAAGCCTCGTGCTGCTGACCGACCGCGACGGCGTGATCCTGCACAGCGTCGGCGACGCCGATTTCGTCGAGAAGGCGAACCGGGTCGCGCTCTGCCCCGGCGTGTCGTGGGCCGAGGACGCGCGCGGCACGAATGCGATCGGCACCGCGCTGATCGCGGGCCAGGCGCTCGCCGTGCACGGCGCCGAGCACTTCCTGCGCGCGAACCACGTGCTCACCTGTTCGTGCGCGCCAATCGTCGATCCGTTCGGCCGCATCCTCGGCGCGCTCGACGTGAGCGGCGACCCGCGGGGCTTCAGCCCGCATACGCTCGCGCTCGTGAAGATGTCCGCGCAGCTGATCGAAAACCACCTGTTCGCGAACCAGTGCGCGGACGCGCTGCGCGTGCGCTTTCACGCGCACGACGAATTCGTCGACTCGCTGTTCGCGGGCCTCGTCGCGTTCAGCCCGAGCGGCGCGCTGCTCGCCGCGAACCGCAGCGCGCAATTCCAGCTCGGCGCGAATCTCGACGCGCTGCAACAACGCGGTTGCGACGAACTGTTCGGCCTGTCTTTCGCGAAGCTTGCGCAGCATGCGGCGCGCGAGCCGCTCGCGTGCTTCACGCTGACGCTCGGCACGGGCGTGCGCGTGCGCGCGCGCTGCGAATTCGCGGATGCGCAGCGCACGGCCGTTCCGGTGACGGCGCGCGTCACGGCGCTCCGCGCCGCCGAAGCGACGCGCGACGACGATCCCGACGCGATCACGTTCGCGACGCTCGACACGGGCGACGCGCGGATGACCGCCGTCCTGCAGCGCGTCGGCAAGGTGCGCGGCCGGGACCTGCCGGTGCTCGTGCTCGGCGAGACCGGCACCGGCAAGGAGTGGCTCGCGCGAGCGCTGCATCACGCGTCGCCGCGCCGCGACGGCCCGTTCGTCGCGGTCAACTGCGCGGCGCTGCCGGATTCGCTGATCGAAGCGGAGCTGTTCGGCTACGAGGACGGCGCGTTCACCGGCGCACGCAAGCGCGGCAGCCCCGGCAAGATTGCTCAGGCGGACGGCGGCACGCTGTTTCTCGACGAAATCGGCGACATGCCGCTCGCGCAACAGGTCCGGCTGATGCGCGTGCTCCAGGAGCGCGCGGTGATGCCGCTCGGCGGAGCGCGCGCGGTGCCGGTGGACGTGCGGGTCGTCTGCGCGACGCACCGCGATCTGCGCGCGATGATCGCGGCCGGCACGTTTCGCGAGGATCTGTTCTACCGGATCAACGGCCTGGCGGTCACGCTGCCGCCGCTTGCCGAGCGCTCGGATCTCGAGACGCTCGTCTCCCGCGTGCTCGCGCGGCTCGGTCGCGGCGAGCCGATGCCGGCGACGGTATCGGCGGCGGTGCTCGCCGCGTTCGCGCGCTGCCGGTGGCCGGGCAATCTGCGTCAAATGACGAACGTGCTGCGCACAGCGGGGATGCTCGCGGAAGGCGAAGCCCGGATCGACGTCGAGCATCTGCCTGACGATTTCTGGCTCGACTGCCCCGCGCTCGCGCGGGACGCGCAGGGGCGCACGGATGCCGCCGCGGCAGGCGCGACGAGGGCCGATACGGCGGCGGCCCCCTGCGCTGCGGCGACGCTGCAGGACCATCAGGCGGCGTTGATCGACGGCGCGCTCGACCGGCATCGCGGCAACGTGTCGGCGGCCGCGCGCGAGCTCGGGCTCGCGCGCAACACCGTTTATCGGCACTTGCGTAGGCGGCGGACGGGGACGTGATTGTCGCGGTCGGTTTCCGGTTTCCAGCGACCGGTTCTCGGTTCTCGGTTCTCGGTTCTCGGTTCTCGGTTCTCGGTTCTCGGTTCTCGGTTCTCGGTTCTCGGTTCTCGGCGACCGGCGACCAATGGTCGATTGCCGGCCTTCGACTATCACAGATCGACTTCCGGCTGTCGGCCGCTGACTGCCGATCGCTGGCGGCTGACCATGGACCGTCCGCCGCCGAAGCGCAACCGTCACCGACTGCGATCGCCGAGCGCCGACAGGCAACCGCCGCGAATCGCCACCGCCGGCTGGCGCACCGACAAGCGACGTCGCGACCGGAGGCCCGCCTTCGACGGGCGACTGACGGCGGGCGCGGCGCGCGACATCGCGCCTCAGTCGCCATGTCGCGCCGACACGAACCGCAGCGCGCCGAAACGCTAGACCGCATCGGGTATCCTTGCGGCTTCGCTGACCACGACGCCGCATCGCCGTCCACAATCGCATGACCGAAGAACGTTCGCACTGGGTGCGGGTCGAGCCGCTCGGCGCAGGCTTCGACGCGCCCGAGTCGCTGTCGCTGCTCGAAGCCGCGGGCTTCGCCGGCGTGTCGCTGCCCCGCTCGTGCCGCAACGGCACGTGCCGGACCTGTCTGTGCCGTCTGCGCGAAGGCTCGGTCGCCTATCGGATCGAATGGCCCGGCGTGAGCGCCGAGGAAAAGGCCGAAGGCTACATCCTGCCGTGCGTCGCGATCGCGCAGTCCGATCTCGTCATCGAGGTGCCGGACGCCGAATGAGCCGACGCGCGCGGCGATCGCCCGCATGTCCGCGCCGCTCCATCGAGCGCAGCCGAACCCGGCATCACGCGAGCGCATCCCCCGAAGGCCACTGCGCGCGCCCGGCCTCCCGCCGCCTCAGCCGCGCCGCGATCAGCGCCGCCAGCACGGCGAGCGCCGCGCCCGCGAGAAAGCCGCCGGTATAGCCGACCTTCGACGTCAGCGTCAGCATCATCGATGACGCGATCAGCTCGCCGAGATCGCGCGTGCTCTGCACCGCTGTGACGTCGGTGCCCGCCTGATCGCCGCTGCCCGCGAAGCGCATGCCGGCCGTCATGATCGATACCGACGTGATGCCCGTCGACAGCGATCCGAGCACCGTGCACAGCCACACCCAATGCGGCGCGGTCGCGAGCCACCCGTTCGCCTGCGCGAACCACAGCAGCGCGCCGGCGCCCGCGCAACTCACGCCCGCCGAAAACGCGCGCCACAGGCCGAGCCGCCGCACGAGCCACGCGCCGCCGCCGCAACCGAGCACGACGGTCACGAGGCCGCCCGCCATGCCGAGCCGGCCGATCGCGTCGAGCGTCCAGCCCGCATCGTTGAGGAACAGCTTCGACAGCCCGAAGCCGGACACGGCCGTCATCGCCGACAGCAACGCGAGCGCCAGCAACGACAGCGACCACGGCCGCCTCGCGAAGCGCGCGAGGCTCGCGTCGTGCGCGCTCGGCGTGCCCGGCCGGTCGGCGTCGCGCGGCATCAGCCACAGCACGCACGCAAGGCTCGCGAGCGGCACCGCCGCGAGCGCGAGAAACGCGGCCCGCTGGCCGAACAGGCCGATCAGCGTGAGCGCGCCCGCGCCGCCGCCGAAGAAGCCGATCATCACGCCCGCGATCTGGATCGCATTGATCTTCGCGAGCGCGCCGCCCTGAAAATGCTCGGCGGCCATGCCGTCGTTC
The nucleotide sequence above comes from Burkholderia thailandensis E264. Encoded proteins:
- a CDS encoding DUF2964 domain-containing protein, with the translated sequence MVRTELRVVLAAIATFVVLAGIAVAIHGLLFDQNAALRYGAAAIAIGVTTCAVALNVWPKDEKK
- a CDS encoding sigma-54-dependent Fis family transcriptional regulator — translated: MPQSSVLPAAASRVDLLAQAHARSLSVGLRASEPPDFSPLSRTALRELIDGSQSLYTHARPVMDTLHAQIADTQSLVLLTDRDGVILHSVGDADFVEKANRVALCPGVSWAEDARGTNAIGTALIAGQALAVHGAEHFLRANHVLTCSCAPIVDPFGRILGALDVSGDPRGFSPHTLALVKMSAQLIENHLFANQCADALRVRFHAHDEFVDSLFAGLVAFSPSGALLAANRSAQFQLGANLDALQQRGCDELFGLSFAKLAQHAAREPLACFTLTLGTGVRVRARCEFADAQRTAVPVTARVTALRAAEATRDDDPDAITFATLDTGDARMTAVLQRVGKVRGRDLPVLVLGETGTGKEWLARALHHASPRRDGPFVAVNCAALPDSLIEAELFGYEDGAFTGARKRGSPGKIAQADGGTLFLDEIGDMPLAQQVRLMRVLQERAVMPLGGARAVPVDVRVVCATHRDLRAMIAAGTFREDLFYRINGLAVTLPPLAERSDLETLVSRVLARLGRGEPMPATVSAAVLAAFARCRWPGNLRQMTNVLRTAGMLAEGEARIDVEHLPDDFWLDCPALARDAQGRTDAAAAGATRADTAAAPCAAATLQDHQAALIDGALDRHRGNVSAAARELGLARNTVYRHLRRRRTGT
- a CDS encoding 2Fe-2S iron-sulfur cluster-binding protein, with product MTEERSHWVRVEPLGAGFDAPESLSLLEAAGFAGVSLPRSCRNGTCRTCLCRLREGSVAYRIEWPGVSAEEKAEGYILPCVAIAQSDLVIEVPDAE
- a CDS encoding RhtX/FptX family siderophore transporter produces the protein MRDLLEHRRLVITITLLYLSQGIPIGIAMDAMPTLLRHDGAPLHALAFLPLVGLPWVVKFLWAPVVDNRWSARIGRRRSWMLPMQCVVVLCLASLAQIGMTVATAGWAVGLLAIASLASATQDIANDGMAAEHFQGGALAKINAIQIAGVMIGFFGGGAGALTLIGLFGQRAAFLALAAVPLASLACVLWLMPRDADRPGTPSAHDASLARFARRPWSLSLLALALLSAMTAVSGFGLSKLFLNDAGWTLDAIGRLGMAGGLVTVVLGCGGGAWLVRRLGLWRAFSAGVSCAGAGALLWFAQANGWLATAPHWVWLCTVLGSLSTGITSVSIMTAGMRFAGSGDQAGTDVTAVQSTRDLGELIASSMMLTLTSKVGYTGGFLAGAALAVLAALIAARLRRREAGRAQWPSGDALA